Proteins found in one Salvia splendens isolate huo1 chromosome 10, SspV2, whole genome shotgun sequence genomic segment:
- the LOC121750959 gene encoding prohibitin-3, mitochondrial-like, which yields MANAQKAANVLTNIARAAFAVGIGGAAVNSCLYTVDGGQRAVIFDRFQGVKSDTVGEGTHFLVPWLQKPFIFDIRTRPHTFSSISGTKDLQMVNLTLRVLSRPEVNKLSDIFQTLGLEYDEKVLPSIGNEVLKAVVAQFNADQLLTERPHVSALVRESLIRRAKDFNIVLDDVAITHLSYGAEFSKAVEQKQVAQQEAERSKFVVMKAEQERRAAIIRAEGESESAKLISDATQAAGMGLIELRKIEAAKENAASMSRNGNVVYLPSSNNMLLGVNPAR from the exons ATGGCTAACGCGCAGAAAGCCGCGAATGTGCTGACGAACATAGCGCGCGCCGCCTTCGCCGTTGGAATCGGTGGTGCCGCGGTCAATTCCTGTCTCTACACCGTCGACGGTGGCCAACGCGCCGTGATCTTCGACCGTTTCCAAGGAGTCAAGTCTGATACCGTCGGCGAAGGAACTCACTTCTTGGTCCCTTGGCTTCAGAAACCCTTCATCTTCGACATCCGCACTCGCCCCCACACCTTCTCCTCTATTTCcg GCACAAAGGATTTGCAGATGGTTAATCTGACACTGCGTGTGCTATCTCGCCCTGAGGTGAATAAGCTTTCCGATATTTTCCAAACCCTAGGGCTTGAGTATGATGAGAAAGTCCTGCCATCTATTGGCAATGAGGTTCTGAAGGCTGTTGTTGCTCAATTCAATGCTGACCAATTGCTGACTGAGCGCCCCCATGTTTCTGCTCTTGTGAGAGAGAGTTTGATCAGAAGGGCCAAGGATTTCAATATTGTTTTGGATGATGTTGCCATCACACACTTATCGTATGGTGCGGAATTTTCAAAGGCTGTGGAGCAGAAGCAAGTAGCCCAACAAGAGGCAGAGAGGTCTAAGTTTGTGGTCATGAAGGCAGAGCAGGAGAGGAGGGCTGCTATCATTAGGGCTGAGGGTGAAAGTGAGTCCGCTAAGCTGATTTCTGATGCGACTCAAGCTGCAGGGATGGGATTGATTGAGCTGAGGAAGATTGAGGCAGCCAAGGAAAATGCAGCGTCCATGTCAAGGAATGGGAATGTGGTTTATCTGCCTAGCAGCAACAACATGCTTCTTGGGGTTAATCCTGCACGTTAG
- the LOC121750896 gene encoding serine/threonine protein phosphatase 2A 57 kDa regulatory subunit B' theta isoform-like, translated as MIKNILNKLPRKHSKLVDNRDGGSSTYTSNASATSKNAYATGVLSGSSNPAAVSGMNSSSNSVANYGNNSVSTKVNGNAGYVPYEALPSFKDVPNSEKQSLFIKKVHMCCVIFDFTDPTKNLKEKEIKRQTLVELVDYIASANQKFTESAMQEMVKMVSTNLFRTLSTQPRENKILEAFDLEEEEPLMDPAWPHLQVVYEFLLRFVASPETDAKLAKRYIDHSFVLRLLDLFDSEDPRERDYLKTVLHRIYGKFMVHRPFIRKAINNIFYHFIFETEKHNGIAELLEILGSIINGFALPLKEEHKLFLVRALIPLHKPKCIPMYHQQLSYCITQFVEKDCKLADTVIRGLLKYWPITNSSKEVMFLGELEEVLEATQPPEFQRCMVPLFRKIARCLSSSHFQVAERALFLWNNDHIENLIKQNRKVILPIIFPALERNARGHWNQAVQSLTLNVRKIFSDADPELFEECLLKFQEDEAQEEENKRKREATWRRLEEIAVKKAASNEPVLVSPRSSAKMSSG; from the exons ATGATAAAGAATATTCTTAACAAGCTTCCACGGAAACATAGCAAGTTAGTGGATAATCGCGATGGAGGATCCTCTACATACACTTCGAACGCTTCAGCTACTTCAAAAAATGCTTATGCCACAGGTGTCCTGTCAGGCAGTTCTAATCCTGCAGCTGTTTCTGGGATGAATTCATCTTCAAATTCAGTTGCAAATTACGGAAATAACTCAGTAAGTACTAAGGTCAATGGAAATGCAGGATATGTTCCGTATGAAGCTTTGCCTAGCTTCAAAGATGTCCCAAATTCTGAGAAGCAAAGCTTGTTTATAAAAAAGGTGCATATGTGTTGTGTTATATTTGACTTCACTGACCCCACAAAGAATTTGAAAGAAAAAGAGATCAAGCGGCAGACATTAGTTGAGCTCGTTGACTATATCGCTTCAGCAAATCAGAAATTCACAGAATCTGCCATGCAAGAAATGGTAAAAATGGTATCCACAAATTTATTCCGGACGCTTTCCACACAGCCTCGTGAAAACAAAATATTGGAAGCCTTTGATTTGGAAGAAGAGGAGCCCTTGATGGATCCGGCATGGCCTCATTTGCAAGTTGTATATGAATTTCTTCTGAGGTTTGTGGCTTCGCCAGAGACAGATGCAAAGCTAGCAAAGCGTTACATTGATCACTCTTTTGTTCTGAGGTTATTAGATCTCTTTGACTCAGAAGATCCTAGAGAAAGGGACTATTTAAAGACTGTGCTACATCGGATATATGGAAAGTTCATGGTTCATCGCCCCTTCATCAGAAAAGCTATCAATAATATATTCTACCACTTCATATTTGAAACAGAAAAGCATAATGGGATTGCTGAGCTGTTGGAAATTCTGGGTAGCATTATAAATGGTTTTGCATTGCCTTTGAAAGAAGAGCACAAGCTTTTCCTTGTTCGGGCACTCATTCCTCTTCACAAACCGAAGTGCATCCCCATGTACCATCAGCAGCTATCTTACTGCATAACACAATTCGTGGAGAAGGACTGCAAACTTGCTGATACTGTCATAAGAGGATTACTGAAGTATTGGCCAATCACTAACAGTTCAAAGGAGGTAATGTTCTTGGGTGAGCTAGAGGAAGTGTTGGAAGCGACTCAGCCTCCAGAGTTTCAGCGCTGTATGGTTCCTCTCTTCCGCAAGATTGCTCGTTGCCTGAGCAGTTCACATTTTCAG GTGGCAGAAAGGGCTCTCTTCTTATGGAACAACGATCACATCGAAAACCTGATCAAACAAAATCGTAAAGTTATCCTGCCAATCATCTTCCCTGCATTGGAGAGAAATGCAAGGGGCCACTGGAACCAGGCAGTACAGAGCTTGACACTGAATGTCCGCAAAATCTTCTCAGATGCAGATCCTGAACTCTTTGAGGAGTGTTTGCTCAAGTTCCAAGAAGACGAAGCgcaagaagaagaaaacaagAGGAAGCGGGAAGCAACATGGAGACGTCTGGAGGAAATAGCTGTGAAGAAAGCTGCCAGTAACGAACCAGTGCTCGTTTCTCCCAGGTCTAGTGCGAAGATGTCATCTGGCTAA
- the LOC121750906 gene encoding probable carboxylesterase 11 — MPSIGVKLYSVFFKFMLKHRLQSRLQAPENDAVGGTGGTFGVTSRPSEESAAAANPLFTDGVATKDVHIDPVTSVSVRVFLPETCLNFPDSKSKSGGPLLDQNRSLTRRYSHGSLDNSVVSGSNAVIVKNVDSSLRRSSYGFSVDDANLKSENGTYRGYNPAGRGSRRLPVMLQFHGGGFVSGSNDSVANDFFCRRIARLCDVIVLAVGYRLAPENKYPSAFEDGLKVLHWLAKQANLAECTKSLGSSKGAGVDLRRSEGNWHVADAFGASMVEPWLAAHGDPSRCVLLGVSCGANISDYVARKAIEAGKLLDPVKVVAQVLMYPFFIGSVPTHSEIKLSNSYFYDKAMCILAWKLFLPEEEFSLDHPAANPLVSGRGGPPLKRMPPTLTVVAEQDWMRDRAIAYSEELRKVNVDAPVLEYKDAVHEFATLDMLLKTPQAQACAEDIAIWVKKFISLRGHEFSY; from the exons ATGCCAAGTATTGGTGTGAAACTGTATAGCGTATTCTTCAAATTCATGCTCAAGCATCGCTTGCAGAGCCGATTGCAGGCTCCGGAAAACGATGCTGTCGGTGGCACCGGCGGTACCTTTGGGGTGACGTCACGGCCGTCGGAGGAGTCAGCGGCGGCTGCCAATCCTTTGTTCACCGATGGCGTCGCGACCAAGGATGTTCATATCGATCCCGTGACTTCGGTATCTGTTCGTGTTTTTCTTCCTGAAACCTGCCTTAATTTCCCTGACTCGAAATCGAAATCTGGTGGTCCCTTATTAGATCAAAATCGGTCACTTACTCGTCGATATAGTCACGGATCGTTGGATAATAGTGTTGTTTCCGGCAGCAATGCTGTGATTGTGAAGAATGTTGATAGCAGTCTTCGAAGAAGTAGTTATGgatttagtgttgatgatgcgAATTTGAAATCTGAAAATGGAACCTACAGAGGGTATAATCCTGCTGGGAGAGGCAGTCGGCGGTTGCCGGTGATGCTGCAGTTTCACGGTGGGGGTTTTGTTAGTGGGAGCAATGATTCGGTGGCGAATGATTTCTTCTGTAGGCGGATTGCTAGATTGTGCGATGTGATTGTGTTGGCTGTGGGCTATAGGCTGGCTCCGGAGAATAAGTACCCATCTGCATTCGAGGATGGATTGAAAGTGCTGCACTGGCTTGCAAAGCAGGCGAATTTGGCGGAATGTACCAAGTCGTTGGGCAGTTCAAAGGGAGCAGGGGTCGATTTGAGGAGGTCAGAGGGTAATTGGCATGTCGCCGATGCATTTGGAGCTTCCATGGTGGAGCCCTGGTTGGCTGCTCATGGAGATCCATCCAG ATGTGTACTTCTCGGAGTGAGTTGTGGAGCAAATATTTCTGACTATGTGGCAAGGAAAGCTATAGAAGCCGGTAAGCTTTTGGACCCAGTAAAGGTGGTAGCCCAGGTTTTGATGTATCCCTTTTTTATCGGAAGTGTACCAACACACTCCGAGATAAAACTGTCAAACTCCTACTTCTATGACAAAGCAATGTGCATACTTGCATGGAAACTCTTCTTGCCAGAAGAGGAGTTCAGCCTGGACCACCCTGCTGCCAACCCGCTAGTCTCTGGTCGAGGAGGACCTCCTCTGAAGCGGATGCCTCCAACCTTGACTGTGGTGGCCGAACAAGACTGGATGAGGGATCGAGCGATTGCTTACTCAGAAGAGCTTCGGAAGGTGAATGTTGATGCTCCTGTTCTCGAGTACAAGGATGCAGTTCATGAATTTGCTACACTTGATATGCTTCTTAAGACTCCTCAAGCTCAGGCCTGCGCGGAGGACATTGCCATCTGGGTCAAGAAGTTTATCTCGTTGCGTGGTCACGAGTTCTCTTATTGA
- the LOC121750889 gene encoding glycosyltransferase family 92 protein RCOM_0530710-like, giving the protein MKDRRKRSAFSWRALFFFLTVVILSLAAFSSSLARLWLAVEFGAGSFQPKLISKRNIPAMEVISAENCESPAAVSVSIRETVIFPDEAVVFLKYPPSASLFTKDDINCIYLFPNSSHPQLFLSPSATDSDGGGHHIVRCPPPPRGTTVSLSIKHNGDHLAPGRMQRWDSLAYEAMIDDSDNTTLVFVKGLNLRSGRAADSSEFKCVYGSDSVVSAEAVSAAQEVVRCRTPLSVLNGTHPDNSIKVSVRVVGRQAVDSAARLQSPELPPLPSKGGSSGKPHKMCVCTMLRNQARFLPEWIMYHGRVGVERWFIYDNNSNDEVDSVVGSLAGLGYKVSRHLWPWIKTQEAGFAHCAVRARDSCEWVGFIDVDEFLHLPSGSSSLYDDVIRPLGAEEKVGEVRVACHSFGPSGLREAPARGVMAGYTCRLAAPERHKSIVRPEALDASLINLVHHFHLKFGFRHVNVNRTSLVINHYKYQVWEVFKEKFYRRVATYVSDWQQERNVGSKDRAPGLGTKAVEPSDWPSRFCQVKDTNLRDRILDTFTDPQTGYLPWEAQHRRSQT; this is encoded by the exons ATGAAGGATCGCAGGAAACGCAGCGCCTTCTCATGGAGAgcactcttcttcttcctcaccgTCGTCATCCTCTCCCTCGCCGCCTTCTCCTCCTCCCTCGCTCGTCTCTGGCTTGCAG tTGAATTTGGAGCAGGAAGTTTTCAACCTAAACTTATATCAAAACGGAATATTCCGGCGATGGAGGTGATATCGGCGGAGAATTGCGAATCTCCGGCGGCTGTGTCTGTGTCAATTCGAGAAACGGTTATTTTCCCCGACGAGGCTGTGGTTTTCCTAAAATACCCTCCGTCAGCTTCCTTATTCACCAAAGACGACATCAACTGCATATATCTATTTCCCAACTCATCCCACCCGCAACTTTTCCTCTCCCCTTCGGCGACGGACTCCGACGGCGGAGGCCACCACATCGTGCGGTGCCCGCCCCCGCCACGTGGCACGACCGTTTCCCTTTCGATTAAGCACAACGGTGATCACCTCGCCCCCGGCCGGATGCAGAGATGGGACTCTCTAGCGTATGAGGCCATGATCGACGACAGCGACAACACAACCTTAGTTTTCGTGAAAGGCCTCAATCTACGGTCGGGGAGAGCCGCGGATTCTTCCGAGTTCAAGTGCGTCTACGGCTCTGATTCGGTGGTGTCGGCCGAAGCCGTCTCCGCCGCTCAAGAGGTCGTCAGATGCCGTACCCCTTTGAGCGTGCTCAACGGCACGCATCCCGACAACTCTATTAAGGTTTCGGTTAGAGTTGTCGGGAGGCAGGCGGTTGACTCTGCAGCGCGCCTGCAGAGTCCTGAGTTGCCGCCCCTGCCTAGCAAAGGCGGCAGCTCAGGCAAGCCACACAAGATGTGTGTTTGCACAATGTTGAGGAATCAAGCAAGATTCCTCCCGGAATGGATCATGTACCACGGCCGCGTAGGCGTGGAGCGATGGTTCATCTACGACAACAACAGCAACGACGAAGTGGACAGCGTGGTGGGCTCACTAGCCGGCTTGGGCTACAAGGTCTCGCGCCACCTGTGGCCGTGGATCAAGACGCAAGAGGCCGGGTTCGCGCACTGCGCGGTGAGGGCGAGGGACTCGTGCGAGTGGGTGGGGTTCATCGATGTGGACGAGTTCCTCCACTTGCCCTCTGGCTCCTCATCTCTGTACGACGATGTAATTAGGCCGTTGGGGGCAGAGGAGAAGGTGGGGGAGGTGCGCGTGGCGTGCCACAGTTTTGGGCCGTCTGGGCTGAGGGAGGCCCCCGCAAGAGGAGTGATGGCCGGGTACACGTGCAGGCTGGCTGCACCGGAGAGGCACAAGAGCATTGTTAGGCCAGAGGCGTTGGACGCTTCGTTGATTAATCTGGTCCATCATTTCCATCTGAAGTTCGGGTTCCGGCATGTTAATGTGAACCGGACCTCGTTGGTGATCAACCACTACAAGTACCAAGTGTGGGAGGTGTTCAAGGAGAAATTCTACCGGAGAGTGGCAACGTACGTGTCGGACTGGCAGCAGGAGAGGAACGTGGGCTCCAAGGACCGGGCACCGGGTTTGGGGACCAAGGCTGTCGAGCCATCAGATTGGCCTTCGAGATTCTGTCAAGTTAAGGATACCAATTTGAGGGATCGGATTTTGGATACTTTCACCGATCCTCAAACTGGCTACTTGCCGTGGGAAGCTCAACATCGGAGAAGCCAAACTTGA
- the LOC121750900 gene encoding protein WVD2-like 7 isoform X3: MGDSACLMHGFSYTGAHIPNQSWQGNSKSFLSESVSFGRFVSEPLSWDKWSTFPHKKYVEEAASYAQPGSVAEKKAFFEAHYKKIAAQKAAAEAEAAALLEKENKDSGLEGSGTPQMERPLLKGSCVDSEDTSSATSKKKHGLSLLKSSIRRKTWRVPSTPATPGIKKENHVISQSAKKSNVESTDKKRPSHKSSRGLINLVPFDKEPASVAKKAAISTTPKDCRTPIMQAAKDVAKYPAATPRSDNRRMKTPIDPCDNGNKTAAPKWQILSNVYTKSLTACRNKLQSPASSTPFMLRTEERAARRKQKLEEKFNANEEQKVQLQKTLKEKAGNEIRKLSYSFCFKARPLPDFYKERETSVRLMYKTPATRRPQTAVLGRNSSKKHGTVSVPCPSPPPKPSTKNGTSSKKKAANPSKFLTTSLPQRITHENRSPNIQH; encoded by the exons ATGGGAGATTCAGCTTGTCTCATGCATGGCTTCTCCTACACTGGTGCCCACATTCCCAACCAATCATGGCAG GGGAACTCCAAGAGTTTTCTTAGTGAGTCAGTTTCATTTGGAAGGTTTGTGAGTGAGCCCTTATCATGGGATAAATGGTCCACCTTTCCACACAAGAAATATGTGGAGGAGGCCGCGAGCTACGCGCAACCGGGATCCGTGGCCGAGAAGAAGGCTTTCTTTGAGGCTCATTACAAGAAAATTGCTGCTCAAAAGGCTGCTGCTGAAGCTGAAGCTGCTGCCTTACttgagaaagaaaataaag ATTCAGGTTTAGAGGGGAGTGGAACCCCACAAATGGAAAGGCCTTTGTTGAAG GGGAGTTGTGTTGATAGTGAGGATACCTCGTCTGCAACCAGCAAGAAAAAGCACGGTTTATCTTTGCTCAAGTCATCAATTAGGCGCAAGACGTGGAGAGTTCCATCCACACCAGCTACACCTGGTATCAAGAAAGAAAACCATGTGATCAGCCAAAGTGCTAAGAAATCTAATGTGGAATCCACAGACAAGAAGAGGCCGTCTCACAAGTCTTCGCGCGGATTAATCAACTTGGTTCCGTTTGATAAGGAGCCTGCTTCTGTAGCCAagaaagctgcaatttcaacaACACCTAAAGATTGCAGGACTCCAATTATG CAAGCTGCAAAAGATGTGGCCAAGTATCCTGCAGCAACACCTCGATCAGACAACCGAAG GATGAAAACACCAATTGATCCATGTGATAATGGAAACAAAACTGCTGCTCCTAAATGGCAAATTTTGTCTAATGT TTACACAAAGTCATTGACTGCCTGTCGGAACAAATTACAGTCACCAGCTTCGTCTACTCCGTTTATGCTGAGAACAGAAGAAAGAGCTGCAAGGAGAAAACAG AAACTCGAGGAGAAATTCAATGCCAACGAGGAGCAAAAGGTACAGCTGCAGAAGACATTAAAG GAGAAAGCAGGAAATGAGATTAGAAAACTGAGTTACAGCTTCTGCTTCAAAGCTCGGCCATTGCCCGACTTTTACAAGGAAAGAGAAACTTCAGTACGTCTGATGTACAAG ACTCCAGCAACGCGGCGACCTCAGACAGCAGTACTAGGAAGAAACAGTTCAAAGAAGCATGGCACTGTCTCAGTGCCATGCCCGTCTCCGCCTCCAAAACCTTCCACCAAGAATGGTACTTCATCAAAAAAGAAGGCTGCTAACCCAAGCAAGTTTCTTACAACTTCATTGCCGCAAAGGATTACACATGAGAATAGATCACCAAATATCCAGCATTGA
- the LOC121750900 gene encoding protein WVD2-like 7 isoform X2: protein MGDSACLMHGFSYTGAHIPNQSWQGNSKSFLSESVSFGRFVSEPLSWDKWSTFPHKKYVEEAASYAQPGSVAEKKAFFEAHYKKIAAQKAAAEAEAAALLEKENKGNAERVVDNADDDTQTNVLVTVNEDLEKRVSVSLSENLDADSGLEGSGTPQMERPLLKGSCVDSEDTSSATSKKKHGLSLLKSSIRRKTWRVPSTPATPGIKKENHVISQSAKKSNVESTDKKRPSHKSSRGLINLVPFDKEPASVAKKAAISTTPKDCRTPIMQAAKDVAKYPAATPRSDNRRMKTPIDPCDNGNKTAAPKWQILSNVYTKSLTACRNKLQSPASSTPFMLRTEERAARRKQKLEEKFNANEEQKEKAGNEIRKLSYSFCFKARPLPDFYKERETSVRLMYKTPATRRPQTAVLGRNSSKKHGTVSVPCPSPPPKPSTKNGTSSKKKAANPSKFLTTSLPQRITHENRSPNIQH from the exons ATGGGAGATTCAGCTTGTCTCATGCATGGCTTCTCCTACACTGGTGCCCACATTCCCAACCAATCATGGCAG GGGAACTCCAAGAGTTTTCTTAGTGAGTCAGTTTCATTTGGAAGGTTTGTGAGTGAGCCCTTATCATGGGATAAATGGTCCACCTTTCCACACAAGAAATATGTGGAGGAGGCCGCGAGCTACGCGCAACCGGGATCCGTGGCCGAGAAGAAGGCTTTCTTTGAGGCTCATTACAAGAAAATTGCTGCTCAAAAGGCTGCTGCTGAAGCTGAAGCTGCTGCCTTACttgagaaagaaaataaaggtAATGCTGAGAGAGTTGTTGACAATGCTGATGATGATACTCAAACTAATGTATTAGTCACAGTGAATGAGGACTTAGAAAAGAGGGTTTCAGTCAGCCTATCTGAAAATCTTGATGCAGATTCAGGTTTAGAGGGGAGTGGAACCCCACAAATGGAAAGGCCTTTGTTGAAG GGGAGTTGTGTTGATAGTGAGGATACCTCGTCTGCAACCAGCAAGAAAAAGCACGGTTTATCTTTGCTCAAGTCATCAATTAGGCGCAAGACGTGGAGAGTTCCATCCACACCAGCTACACCTGGTATCAAGAAAGAAAACCATGTGATCAGCCAAAGTGCTAAGAAATCTAATGTGGAATCCACAGACAAGAAGAGGCCGTCTCACAAGTCTTCGCGCGGATTAATCAACTTGGTTCCGTTTGATAAGGAGCCTGCTTCTGTAGCCAagaaagctgcaatttcaacaACACCTAAAGATTGCAGGACTCCAATTATG CAAGCTGCAAAAGATGTGGCCAAGTATCCTGCAGCAACACCTCGATCAGACAACCGAAG GATGAAAACACCAATTGATCCATGTGATAATGGAAACAAAACTGCTGCTCCTAAATGGCAAATTTTGTCTAATGT TTACACAAAGTCATTGACTGCCTGTCGGAACAAATTACAGTCACCAGCTTCGTCTACTCCGTTTATGCTGAGAACAGAAGAAAGAGCTGCAAGGAGAAAACAG AAACTCGAGGAGAAATTCAATGCCAACGAGGAGCAAAAG GAGAAAGCAGGAAATGAGATTAGAAAACTGAGTTACAGCTTCTGCTTCAAAGCTCGGCCATTGCCCGACTTTTACAAGGAAAGAGAAACTTCAGTACGTCTGATGTACAAG ACTCCAGCAACGCGGCGACCTCAGACAGCAGTACTAGGAAGAAACAGTTCAAAGAAGCATGGCACTGTCTCAGTGCCATGCCCGTCTCCGCCTCCAAAACCTTCCACCAAGAATGGTACTTCATCAAAAAAGAAGGCTGCTAACCCAAGCAAGTTTCTTACAACTTCATTGCCGCAAAGGATTACACATGAGAATAGATCACCAAATATCCAGCATTGA
- the LOC121750900 gene encoding protein WVD2-like 7 isoform X1, giving the protein MGDSACLMHGFSYTGAHIPNQSWQGNSKSFLSESVSFGRFVSEPLSWDKWSTFPHKKYVEEAASYAQPGSVAEKKAFFEAHYKKIAAQKAAAEAEAAALLEKENKGNAERVVDNADDDTQTNVLVTVNEDLEKRVSVSLSENLDADSGLEGSGTPQMERPLLKGSCVDSEDTSSATSKKKHGLSLLKSSIRRKTWRVPSTPATPGIKKENHVISQSAKKSNVESTDKKRPSHKSSRGLINLVPFDKEPASVAKKAAISTTPKDCRTPIMQAAKDVAKYPAATPRSDNRRMKTPIDPCDNGNKTAAPKWQILSNVYTKSLTACRNKLQSPASSTPFMLRTEERAARRKQKLEEKFNANEEQKVQLQKTLKEKAGNEIRKLSYSFCFKARPLPDFYKERETSVRLMYKTPATRRPQTAVLGRNSSKKHGTVSVPCPSPPPKPSTKNGTSSKKKAANPSKFLTTSLPQRITHENRSPNIQH; this is encoded by the exons ATGGGAGATTCAGCTTGTCTCATGCATGGCTTCTCCTACACTGGTGCCCACATTCCCAACCAATCATGGCAG GGGAACTCCAAGAGTTTTCTTAGTGAGTCAGTTTCATTTGGAAGGTTTGTGAGTGAGCCCTTATCATGGGATAAATGGTCCACCTTTCCACACAAGAAATATGTGGAGGAGGCCGCGAGCTACGCGCAACCGGGATCCGTGGCCGAGAAGAAGGCTTTCTTTGAGGCTCATTACAAGAAAATTGCTGCTCAAAAGGCTGCTGCTGAAGCTGAAGCTGCTGCCTTACttgagaaagaaaataaaggtAATGCTGAGAGAGTTGTTGACAATGCTGATGATGATACTCAAACTAATGTATTAGTCACAGTGAATGAGGACTTAGAAAAGAGGGTTTCAGTCAGCCTATCTGAAAATCTTGATGCAGATTCAGGTTTAGAGGGGAGTGGAACCCCACAAATGGAAAGGCCTTTGTTGAAG GGGAGTTGTGTTGATAGTGAGGATACCTCGTCTGCAACCAGCAAGAAAAAGCACGGTTTATCTTTGCTCAAGTCATCAATTAGGCGCAAGACGTGGAGAGTTCCATCCACACCAGCTACACCTGGTATCAAGAAAGAAAACCATGTGATCAGCCAAAGTGCTAAGAAATCTAATGTGGAATCCACAGACAAGAAGAGGCCGTCTCACAAGTCTTCGCGCGGATTAATCAACTTGGTTCCGTTTGATAAGGAGCCTGCTTCTGTAGCCAagaaagctgcaatttcaacaACACCTAAAGATTGCAGGACTCCAATTATG CAAGCTGCAAAAGATGTGGCCAAGTATCCTGCAGCAACACCTCGATCAGACAACCGAAG GATGAAAACACCAATTGATCCATGTGATAATGGAAACAAAACTGCTGCTCCTAAATGGCAAATTTTGTCTAATGT TTACACAAAGTCATTGACTGCCTGTCGGAACAAATTACAGTCACCAGCTTCGTCTACTCCGTTTATGCTGAGAACAGAAGAAAGAGCTGCAAGGAGAAAACAG AAACTCGAGGAGAAATTCAATGCCAACGAGGAGCAAAAGGTACAGCTGCAGAAGACATTAAAG GAGAAAGCAGGAAATGAGATTAGAAAACTGAGTTACAGCTTCTGCTTCAAAGCTCGGCCATTGCCCGACTTTTACAAGGAAAGAGAAACTTCAGTACGTCTGATGTACAAG ACTCCAGCAACGCGGCGACCTCAGACAGCAGTACTAGGAAGAAACAGTTCAAAGAAGCATGGCACTGTCTCAGTGCCATGCCCGTCTCCGCCTCCAAAACCTTCCACCAAGAATGGTACTTCATCAAAAAAGAAGGCTGCTAACCCAAGCAAGTTTCTTACAACTTCATTGCCGCAAAGGATTACACATGAGAATAGATCACCAAATATCCAGCATTGA
- the LOC121750971 gene encoding uncharacterized protein LOC121750971 yields MKREGRQHGMVRTYPISSDRKQRVREELSSPLTACLFAKISSKPTNHSKFTGKCGRSKCNDCHVHPASKSKDKVKGAHKMRSSSDVVSNYRLITWRVVDSASGFKVSGFSATGVLDYLDHVDDYDYEYEGEDVGHGHAHYDVGFDGSYDHDDMGTHDYGLGSHGMEIEEIDGCDNSSHGDNIIVGDDDDDRMSFCEVGFIWQAVDGDESWCLVEEI; encoded by the coding sequence ATGAAGAGAGAAGGTCGCCAGCATGGGATGGTCCGAACCTATCCGATCTCATCTGATCGCAAGCAGAGAGTCCGAGAGGAGCTTTCCTCGCCCCTGACGGCCTGCCTCTTTGCCAAGATCTCCTCCAAGCCCACCAACCACTCTAAGTTCACCGGGAAGTGCGGCCGCTCCAAGTGCAACGATTGCCATGTGCATCCGGCATCCAAGTCCAAGGACAAGGTCAAGGGAGCTCATAAAATGCGTTCTTCATCGGATGTCGTGTCCAACTACAGACTGATCACATGGCGCGTTGTGGATTCTGCATCCGGTTTCAAGGTGTCGGGGTTTTCTGCCACGGGCGTTTTGGACTATTTGGATCACGTGGATGATTATGATTATGAGTATGAAGGTGAGGATGTTGGTCATGGGCATGCTCATTATGATGTTGGTTTTGATGGAAGTTATGATCATGATGATATGGGAACTCATGATTATGGGTTGGGATCTCATGGTATGGAGATTGAAGAAATTGATGGCTGTGATAATAGCAGCCATGGTGATAATATTATTGTtggcgatgatgatgatgatagaaTGAGTTTCTGTGAGGTGGGATTTATTTGGCAAGCTGTTGATGGAGATGAAAGCTGGTGTTTGGTGGAAGAAATTTGA